The Acinetobacter shaoyimingii DNA segment TATTTATTTTGATCTGATACAATAAAACGTGAACTAAGTCATACTTTGTGGCAAAATTGATAATTATATGATTAAAAGGCTTTCGTGATGATATTTGAACAAATTGATTTAGGAATTCTCATGCGTTACCTATTTGGGATATTGATTGTTCTAAACGGCGCTTTATTTATTTATGGCTCAGTTGTTTAATCTTTTTAATTAATAAAAAACGAAATTTCAAAATAAATATATAATAAAAAACAATAAATATTAAAATTCGCTAAAAAATAAAAGATCTGACTGGCATTGTGTCCTGCATAAAAATGCTACAATATGAATACTATACATTCATGTTAGATAAAATATAATTCAGCAAATTCAGTATACATATATCCAAGCTGATAAAACGCAGGAAAACTTTCAGCTATGACTAGTCAAATCGCTCCCGCAACTGAAGCTCTTATAGAAGTCAAAAATTTGAGCTTTAATCGAGGAGATCGTGTGATTTATGATCAGGTGAATTTAACCATACGCCGTGGACAAATCACCGCCATAATGGGGCCATCTGGAACAGGTAAAACAACACTACTTCGACTGATTGGGGGACAATTGATCCCAGATTCTGGCGAAGTGCTTCTAGATGGAAAAAATATTGCCAAAATGTCACGTCAGGAATTATTTTCTGCCCGAGCACGCATGGGAATGCTTTTCCAAAGTGGCGCTCTATTTACAGACATGAGTGTCTATGAAAATGTCGCCTTTCCCATTCGCGCACACACTAAACTCCCAGAGCATCTTATTGCAGAACTTGTCGCTTTAAAGTTGGAATCTGTAGGTTTGCGTGGGGCAGAGCAAATGATGCCATCTGAGCTTTCTGGGGGGATGAATCGACGCGTTGCCTTAGCACGTGCCATCGCATTAGATCCTGATTTAATCATGTATGACGAGCCTTTTGCTGGCCAAGATCCTATTGTAATGGGGGTTTTGACACGCCTGATTCGTTCATTACGGGAAGCCTTGGATTTAACCACCATCATTGTGTCACATGATGTGGCAGAAACGCTTTCAATTGCAGATTACATTTATGTCGTTGCGGAAGGTAAAGTGCAAGGTGAAGGTACGCCAGCTGAGCTCCGTGAGCATTCATCTCCATTTGTAAAACAATTTCTGACAGGTTCTGTTGAAGGTCCTGTGGATTATCAATTTAGCCATCAAGCTTATTTAAGTGCTGAGGTGCGTTCATGAATGCTATCGCCTTATTGGGTAGACGCGTTATTGAACGTGTTGAGGGGATTGGTGTTGCAACACTCATGTTGCTACAAATTTTATTCTCATTGCCTACATGGATTGGTATCAAACTGTTTGTGTACCAAATGTACCGTGTTGGTGTGATGTCACTACTGATTATTGTGGTTTCTGGTCTCTTTATTGGTGCGGTACTCGGTTTACAGATGTATAGCATTTTAGTGACTTTTGGTAGTGAGGCCATGTTGGGTGCAGCTGTTTCACTCACGCTATTAAGAGAGTTAGCCCCTGTTGTTGCAGCGCTTTTATTTGCTGGGCGGGCAGGGTCTGCTTTAACAGCAGAAATTGGTTTAATGAAAGCCACCGAGCAACTGTCCAGTATGGAAATGATCGGGGTTGATCCATTAAAACGCATTATTTCCCCAAGGCTATGGGCGGGTATTTTTAGCTTGCCAATGCTTGCCGTGATTTTTGCTGCTGTTGGTATTATGGGTGGCAAAATGGTTGGTGTCGATTTTTTAGGTGCTGACGAAGGTTCTTATTGGAGCGGCATGGAAAATGCGGTTCAATTTTTCAAAGATGTCTTTAATGGCACGATTATAAAAAGTTTTGTATTTGCTTTGCTTTGTACTTGGATTGCAGTTTATCAGGGGTACTACTGTGAGCCAACGTCAGAAGGTATTGCAACATCTACAACACGAACAGTGGTGTATTCGTCACTGTGTGTTTTAGGTTCAGATTTCGTGTTGACTGCGGTCATGTTCGGAGGTGTTTAATGAAATCACGTAATAGTGAGCTAGCAGTCGGTATATTTGTTATTCTATTCGGTATAGCTCTATTTTTCTTAGCTATGCGAGTGAGTGGATTAGCTGGAACAACCATTCAAGACAGTTATCAAATGACTGCAACCTTTGACAATATCAATGGTATAAAGCCACGTGCAAAAGTGGCGATGAGTGGTGTGAAAGTTGGGCAGGTGGATAACATTACCTTAGATCCGATTACACGATTGGCGACTGTTGAAATGACTTTGGATGGCAGTCTAACGTCTTTTAATGCGGAGCAAATGAAACAAGTGCAAAAGAATGCTTTAGAAGAATTGCGCTATAGTTTTGATTACGAAAATGCTACACCAGAAAAACAAAAAGAAATGGAAAAACAACTATTGGGTAACATGAAATCCATTACAAATCTCGACGAAGATGCTTATATCATGGTGGCAACCAATGGTTTACTCGGTGAAAAATATTTAAAGATTGTACCTGGTGGTGGTGTGAATTATTTGAAGCGTGGAAGTCAAATTAGCAATACCCAAAGCACAATGGAAATTGAAGATTTAATTACCAAATTTGTGACGGGTGGCGCTGGCGAAAGCTCAAGTAACAATAAAGAAAAAGGTGCAGAAACCGAGTCGGCATCGGAAAAATCAACAGAGGCAGAAGTGTCATTTGTTGAATAATGATGAGAGGAAAAATGAATGAATACTTTAGTTAAACAAACACTTACGGCAAGCATATTGTCTGCACTGGTTGCAGGTTCAGCATTTGCTCGTCCTGCGGAAGCACCACCTGTATTTGTAAAAAAAGTTGCGGATGGTTTAATTAAACGTTTGCAAGCAGATCATACAAAATTACAAAACAATCCAACAGCAGTTAAAGCGATTGTTCGTGAACAACTTGATCCATATATTGATTCTCAAGCGTTTACACGTATTGTGATGGGAACATATGCAAATCCTCAAAACAGTACACCTGCTCAACGTGCTCAGTTTGAGAAAAACTTCCGTGAAACGTTGATTGAGAACTATGGAAGTTCATTTGCTAAATTTAGCAATCAAACATATTCAGTGCGTCAATACAAAGAAACCAACAGTGCTAATCCTGTGGTAACAATTGATTTTAATAACAAGGGTGAAAAAATCCCTGTTTCTTTCCAATTGGCTGATAAAGGTAGCCAATGGAAAATTCGTAATATCAACGTTTCTGGAATCGATTTAGGTCTTCAGTTCCGTAATCAGTTTGCTGCGACTGTGAAGAAAAATGGTAATGACTTAAATAAAGCCATTGCTAACTTCAAACCAGATGCTGAAGCTGCGGTAGAAAAGAAAAAATAATTTATTTGGATAGGACTTCTACATGATTCGAACAAGTCAACAGGCAATACATGTTTCTGGCAAAATTGATTATGAAAATGCTGAACAGTATTATCAATTGGGCTTGAAAGAAATTCAGAATTTGAATCAATTCCCGCTAGTGGTAGATTTATCTGAACTTAAACATGGCAGTACTTTGGCTTTAGCTGTGCTGGTTCGTTGGCTACGCCAAACGCCAGATGCACAAGGTTTAGCGTTTAAAGCAGTACCATTAAAAATGATGAAGATTATCCAATCTTGTCATTTAGAACATGATTTAAAATTGATTTAATCGTGAAGAAGTCTTATTAAAAAAGCACCTAAGGGTGCTTTTTTAATATCGATGAGAAAGTACTTAAAATGAGACTTGCTTAAGCGTAGCCTTGAAGCTGTTGTTTTAAAGCTTGCTCATATCCATTTCTTAGCACGGAAGTAAATGAGTGGACCAATAAAGAAAGCCACAATAATTAAAGCCACAATGAGGAAACTCGTCGTGCCTTTGGCAAAGGGAAGTACATCCGTGTTCATGCCATAGATACTGGCAATCAACATTGGAGGTGCCAGCATACTTGGTAAGATGGAGAATCGACGAATCGTATCGTTCTGTTCAGTGTTAATAAATCCAGATGTGGTATCCAGTAAGAATCGTACTTTTTGGAAAAGGAAGGCATCATGCTCGACCAGTGAGCGAACGTCTTCACTCAATTCACGAATATCTGCATCATAAATATGACTGCCTAGAGCACGTGGACGTGATAGAAAAGTCAGTACACGGCGTAAATCGATTAAGCACAGTTGAGCCTTTCCGAGAACATCTTCTTTTTGTGCAAGACGGGTAATCATGTCGTCAAGATCTAAAATTTGTTCACGATGGCGTACGTTCAACACTTCGGTTGAGTAAGTTTCTAAGTCCTTGTGGATATCTTCTAAGATATCCGCAAGTTCGTCGAGTTTGGCTTCCAACAGACCGAGTAAAATCCAAGTCGGATCTTTATAATCAATGTCGTAATCATTACGACGAGCACGTGCACGAAAGGCACGGAATGCAACCAGCTTTTCACCACGTAAAGTAAATAATCGATCTTTATGCAAAATGAAAGCAACGGTTTGAACTGTCGCCAACATATTTGACGTTTCTTCAGGATCACCTTCAATTTGATAATTCTTATTTTTCGTTAAAAAATACGTGCTGATATGTAAAATACCATCATCATCACGGTAGAATCGAGCGGATGATGAGATATCTTCCAGTGATTTTAAGGTCGGTAAATTTTGGGAATACGCTTCCAAAACCCATTCTTGTTCTTCTTGCGATGGGGCAATCAAATCGACCCAGACAAGTTCAGGATCTAAATCGAATCCACCATTAATTGTAGCGTCTTCTAAGCTACCGCGCTCTGTGGGGTAAAAGGCTTCAAGCATTTTATCTTTTCTCCTTTGCGCAGTACTGTTTAATTACGATGCGTGTATTTTAGACAAGGATGAGACGAAAGAACACTGATAAGTTTGCAAAATATTTTAAATATT contains these protein-coding regions:
- a CDS encoding ABC transporter ATP-binding protein; the encoded protein is MTSQIAPATEALIEVKNLSFNRGDRVIYDQVNLTIRRGQITAIMGPSGTGKTTLLRLIGGQLIPDSGEVLLDGKNIAKMSRQELFSARARMGMLFQSGALFTDMSVYENVAFPIRAHTKLPEHLIAELVALKLESVGLRGAEQMMPSELSGGMNRRVALARAIALDPDLIMYDEPFAGQDPIVMGVLTRLIRSLREALDLTTIIVSHDVAETLSIADYIYVVAEGKVQGEGTPAELREHSSPFVKQFLTGSVEGPVDYQFSHQAYLSAEVRS
- the mlaE gene encoding lipid asymmetry maintenance ABC transporter permease subunit MlaE codes for the protein MNAIALLGRRVIERVEGIGVATLMLLQILFSLPTWIGIKLFVYQMYRVGVMSLLIIVVSGLFIGAVLGLQMYSILVTFGSEAMLGAAVSLTLLRELAPVVAALLFAGRAGSALTAEIGLMKATEQLSSMEMIGVDPLKRIISPRLWAGIFSLPMLAVIFAAVGIMGGKMVGVDFLGADEGSYWSGMENAVQFFKDVFNGTIIKSFVFALLCTWIAVYQGYYCEPTSEGIATSTTRTVVYSSLCVLGSDFVLTAVMFGGV
- the mlaD gene encoding outer membrane lipid asymmetry maintenance protein MlaD, with the translated sequence MKSRNSELAVGIFVILFGIALFFLAMRVSGLAGTTIQDSYQMTATFDNINGIKPRAKVAMSGVKVGQVDNITLDPITRLATVEMTLDGSLTSFNAEQMKQVQKNALEELRYSFDYENATPEKQKEMEKQLLGNMKSITNLDEDAYIMVATNGLLGEKYLKIVPGGGVNYLKRGSQISNTQSTMEIEDLITKFVTGGAGESSSNNKEKGAETESASEKSTEAEVSFVE
- a CDS encoding MlaC/ttg2D family ABC transporter substrate-binding protein, translating into MNTLVKQTLTASILSALVAGSAFARPAEAPPVFVKKVADGLIKRLQADHTKLQNNPTAVKAIVREQLDPYIDSQAFTRIVMGTYANPQNSTPAQRAQFEKNFRETLIENYGSSFAKFSNQTYSVRQYKETNSANPVVTIDFNNKGEKIPVSFQLADKGSQWKIRNINVSGIDLGLQFRNQFAATVKKNGNDLNKAIANFKPDAEAAVEKKK
- a CDS encoding STAS domain-containing protein gives rise to the protein MIRTSQQAIHVSGKIDYENAEQYYQLGLKEIQNLNQFPLVVDLSELKHGSTLALAVLVRWLRQTPDAQGLAFKAVPLKMMKIIQSCHLEHDLKLI
- a CDS encoding CorA family divalent cation transporter — translated: MLEAFYPTERGSLEDATINGGFDLDPELVWVDLIAPSQEEQEWVLEAYSQNLPTLKSLEDISSSARFYRDDDGILHISTYFLTKNKNYQIEGDPEETSNMLATVQTVAFILHKDRLFTLRGEKLVAFRAFRARARRNDYDIDYKDPTWILLGLLEAKLDELADILEDIHKDLETYSTEVLNVRHREQILDLDDMITRLAQKEDVLGKAQLCLIDLRRVLTFLSRPRALGSHIYDADIRELSEDVRSLVEHDAFLFQKVRFLLDTTSGFINTEQNDTIRRFSILPSMLAPPMLIASIYGMNTDVLPFAKGTTSFLIVALIIVAFFIGPLIYFRAKKWI